From the genome of Gryllotalpicola protaetiae:
CGCGATCACCACTCCCGGACGGCCGACACCGACGGTCTGCCCGCCGACCGTGATGATCGTGGCCGCGTGGGTGAGCTGGGTACGGCTCAGGGTGACGGTCTCCCCGCCTCGGGTGGTCGCGGTCAGCGACTCCGGGATCGGCCCCACGGCGAGGGACCCAGGTGCGCATGCGGTCATCGAAGGATTGACCACGGCCGCCACCCCGACCAGCACGACCGAGGGGGCGAAGAACAGCAGGGCGACCGCGAACGCGGCGAGCTTCTTCCACACAACAACCACCTGCTCTCAGCGGAGGGGGTTGTCGAGTTGGGACAGGCGCAGCAGCTCACAGGTCGTGCCGGTGACACCGCGGCCTGTGACTGCCGGGGTGCAGACGATGAACACCGTGAACGACACCGTCCGGGACGCCTCCACAGGTTCGGTGCCCCAGGTGCCGTCCCGGTGCCGGGTGCCCTCGATGGTGTACGCGACGGTCCCCGCGGGAATCTGGCCCGGTGCGGCCTGCGCGACCGCGGTCTCCCACGCATACGGGATGACCGCGGTATCGACGATGAGCCATTGGCGGGTCTGGTACTGGCGGAGCTGCCCCCACGCCTCCACACTCGGCAGATACGCCCGCACATCCCCGGCCAGTGCGTCCGCCTCGTTCTCGGCGGCGACGTCTGCGAGCATCTGCGCGTAGTCCATCGGGCCGTCACCGGTGGTGGTGTCCCAGGTGAACAGCGCGCTGGCGGCCGCACGAGCGAACGCCTCCGGGCCGCCGGCCTGCGGCACCGCCACCGGCCCCTCACCGGACGGCCCGGCCGTCGGGACGGTCACGGTGGAACTCGGTGGGTCGGCGGGGATGGAGTCAGTGCGGGGTGCGGGGCCGCGCAGCAGCCCGTAAATGCCGACACCGACCAGCAGGAGCAGCACGAGCCCGCCCGCGATCGTGGCGATCAGCAGACGACGACGGCGGCGATCAGCGAGGGTGGCGGGGTCCATGCGGGTCCTCCCAAGAGGCGACAGGTAGGTGGTCGCCTGGAAGGTGCACACACGCCCCCACGAAGCGGCGGTCAGGCGATGTGCTCGCTGCGCTCCTGCGCCCGGCGGGCAGCGCGGGCGGTATCAGCGAACGCGATCGTGCCGGCGACGGTCTGCTCGAACCGCGACCATTGCTCCTCGGTCAACGCCGGGCCAACCTCGTCCGGGTCATGGTGCAGCCACCATCCGGCCATGTCGTCCCAGATCGCGACGAACACGGTCAGCGGGAACGGCACCGGCTCACCCTGGTTCTCGACCGCGGTCAGCGGGCGGCGCGGGGGTTTCCGGCCGGTCTTCTTGGCGGCCTTCACGCGGGCGAGCGCGGCCTGCGCCAACTCCTCCAGCTCCACCGCCCGCGCGTCACGCTCCGCCGCCCGCACCTGCACGGCCTCGGTGCGGGCCTGCCCGCGCACATCAGCGGGCAGGGCGGGGTCGGCGGCGATCTGGTCGAGCTCGGCGAGGGAGAGTTCGGCGTTGACGCGCAGGTGGGAGGGGTAGACGCCTCCGCCGGCCTTGATCCGCTCGACCTCCTCCGCCGCGCGAGTGCGCACGGACTCGGGTTGGGTTCGGTCGGCGGCGAGGTGTTCGAGGCGGCCGATGCGCTCCAATGTGGTGTGGGAGTCGCGGCCGGTGACCATCTGCGCGGCCTGCACGGCGGCCTCGCCCGGGGGCGTGTCCCACGGTGCCGTTAACTTAATGGCACCGTCATCTCCCGCATCGTCCGCGGCGTGGAAGCGGGTGGCCTCCTGACGGCGGGCCGCATCCTCGGCCAGCAGGGTCTTGAGTTCACGGTAGAGGGCGGCGGCCTCGAACTGGGTCAGCGGCTTGTGCAGCAGGTTGTCGTCCTGCTCCGCGAGGAGCTGCCCGAGCCGATCCGAGACGCCGGACCGGACCCACACTTTGACGGTCTTCCACCCGAGCAGCTTGATCGCCGCCAGCCGTCTCGCGCCGCAGATGAGGTTGCCGTCGAGGGTGATCGTGATGGGTTGCAGCAGGCCGTTGCGGCGAATCGACTCGACCAATGGTGCGAGGTCGCCGTAGTCCTGCCGGTGCCGGCGTCCGACACCGATGGAGTCCACCGCACGCTCCAACTCGATGTGCCCATCCTGCGGAGAACTCATGGCTCCTCGCTCCCGTTAGCGGGAGCGGCAAGGCCCGCGGTGAGCACGAGGTCGTCGTCACGCCACAGCACCCGCAACGGTTCCCCGATGAGAAGCCGCACGAGCATCCCGCGGCCGGCGTTGGTGTGCGCGAGGGCGGGGTCGGGGTTGCCGAGCACGACCCGCAGCAGCGTCGTCCAGGAGGTGCCGGGCAGGTCCAGGAGGGCGCGGGCCTGCCGGTCGCGGCGCAGGACCTCGAATGCCGACCGCCGAGACACGGACTCGGCAAGCCGCCCGGTGATGTACTCCACCCCGGCCCGCGCGGTCTCCGGCGCCCACCCGACGCGGCTGAGGAACGCGATCGTGTCCTCCACCGCCGAGACAACGTTCATCGTCCGCTCCAGCAGCAAATCCTCGTCCTCGCCGGAGTCATCGTGGGCGTCGTCGGCGAAAGGGTCGACGTGGAACGCGGGGTGGTAGTCGGTCAGCGGGTTCTCCCGGTCGCTGAACCGCTCCGCGTCGTGGAACACCGAATAGCGGGGCCGGCGGGCCTGGTGCACCGAGCACAGCAGGCCGTTGCCGCGCTCCTCGCCGATGCAGGTCACCTGGACCGCGCGGGTCACCACCGCCCACGGATCATCCGCACGCCTCGTGGCGGCTCCCCGCATCGCCTCGAATGCCGCGCTGGCGGCCTCCCACGGGTCCAGGCCGTGCTTACGGGCCAGCGCCGCGTACTTGTCGGCCGCGTGCCGCATCAGCGCAGCCGCCTCCGGGTCGTTCCGCCACGCATCCTGCCCGGCGTCATGGAGTCTGGTGAGGAGGGCGCGCAGCGCCTCCGAGTCCTCGAACCGATCCCGCCCCTCGTTGCGGGTGCTTGCCTGTGTCATTCGCGCACCTCCTGAACAGCAGGTGCGCACGCGTCCCCCAGGCGTGGTGCTCGCCGGTGCAGGAGGGACGCACATGGGCTACGTCACCCCAACCCGATCCCGGACCGCGAGACCCACGAGTGCCGCTCCCCGACGCCGCCACTACCGAAGGCGGTCACGGGGGGCAGCCTCCGTGCCCGCTCGCTCGCAACCTGCGCACCCTTGCGGGCGACTCTGCGTGTGCCGCGGTATGCCTGGCCGGGTGCCCGGCGGGCGCGACGGACGAGCTCGGCTTGGAAGTCGATGCCTTGCCCGGCGACCCTGCCCATCCGCGAGGCCAGCAGATCGGACGGGCGCACCCACTCCACCCCCGGCCGACGCCTTTTCGCCTCCGCCGCACCGGCAGTCTTCGTGTTCGTCGCGGAGGGATCGCCGTGACGGGCCAGCTCCGACACGTCCCCGGCACCGACACCGTGCGCCGTGTCCGGCGTCTCGGACTCCTCCCGGCGTCGTGCGGAATGCTCCCGGACTCGGGCGGTGCGCTGGTCGTCGTCGTTCATGTCGTCTCCTCCGTATCGGGATCGGTCAGGGCGGAGCGGGCGAACCAGCGTCCGACCGTGGACGGGTGCACACCGAGGTGGCGGGCGATCTGCTTGTTCGACCAGCCCTCCTCCTCCCGCAGCAGCACCGCCACCTCACGCCCCACCGGCACGGGCGGCTGAGCAACCGTCGCCGTCTCCTCGCCTGGTTCTCGTGATGCCTCGGGCACGGGTGCGGGTATGGGGCGGGTGAGGATGACGGTCAGGTGGGTGATCGCCAGCAGCACCAGCGGCGGCACCGCCGCCACCGACGCGGCGAGCACACCCGGCACGTCGGCGTCCGCGGCGACGACGGCGTGGATCGCGTTCGCGGTCACCGACACCACCGCACCAGCGGCCAGCAGCGCCCACGGATACCAGGCCGAGCGTTGCCCCGCCAGCGCGACGACGGCGACGGTGGCGACGACGATGATGCCGTCCACGATCAGCGGCCACGCCCACGCCTGCCCCGCATCCACCCCCGAGCGACGGGCAAGATCAGCCAGGGCCGTGAACGAGAGCCAGAACGCACCCGCGGCGATGAACACGGTTCCGGCCACCGCGGTTGCCACCGCGACCCGGCCACCGCGCGTTCTCGTCGCCGGGGTCATCACAGCCCCCGCCCCCTCAGTAACGACCCAGTGGTGGCGTGACGGCCGAACCACCTCGACTCAGACGACTCACCCCGCACCGGCGGCGACTCGCGGCGGGCAGGCTCGGGGCGGACGGTGCGGTACGCGGAGCGGACGGTCGCGGCGATTTCTCGCGGCCCGAAGTCGGACTTCGCCGCCGTCAATACCGCATCGAGAGCATCAGCGAGCGGGACGCCGCCCTCAGCGAGCCTGCAGGACGCCCAGAACAGTTTCAGGTTGCGGTCGGTGTCCTGCCTGTCCAGCCAGCGCGCCAACCGCTCGGCATCCTCCCGCCCCACCGGCTGCCAGGTACCAGGTCGAGGGCGAGGGTCGGGGCGAGGGGCGAGGACGTTCCGCAACCGCCCGGCGTCCAGGGTTCTCGCGGGGCCAGAGCCGACCTCCTCGACCCGGTACCGGGCCGTGGTGCCCGCGATCGTCCGGGCTGAGGGCGGGACGATGATGTAGCCGCCGTCGCCACGGAAATCCACTCCGGCGCGTCCCGCCTGCCACGACCGCTGCTCCGTCCCCGGCGTCGCCGGATAGTAGGCGTGCATCCCGCCCGTAGGCGTGCGCACCAACATCTCCCACCCGCCGGTCAACCCCGCCACGGTCGCGCGGCCGAAGCCGACCCGCCCATCAACGGGGCCATGCACATCCACATCCACCACCACGAATCCAGAGGCGGCGCCGGTCGGTACGCCGATGTTCGCGGCCGGCCACCGCCGCCACCAGGGCTCGACCTGAGCCGGGTCAGTGCTCGCGTCGTGGAAGCCACGGCGAGTGAGCGGCCGCTTCCCGTCGGGCACGCACGGGAACACCGGCACCCCAGCGTGCGCAAGTCGTCTAGCGGCCGCAGCCGGCGGCAAGTCGGCGACCTGGGCGAACAGTCCGGCGGTGCTCATCACAGGCCCCTCACCGCCGCCTCCGCCGCGCGAGACGACCGCGGCGGCTCCACCGCCCGCGTTGCCGCAGGGCGCTCTGCTCTCGGGGTACGTTCGGGACGCTTGGGGTCCCGGGTGAGACCGGGCGGGTCACCGTCACCGATCTGCGCTGTGGGGAGAGCATCGAGGATCGCCCCGGCAGCCTTGCGGACGCGCTCACCGGTGGCCTGCACCACCTCCGCCGGGTCCTTGTCCGTGACGGTGCTCGCCCAGCCGGAGACGTAAGGGATCGTGTAGCCGGTGGTGTCCATGCCATGCGCGGCGCCGATCATCAACGCCACCGACTCGGCCTCCACCTCACCGACCCCACGGTGCCCCGTTGCATCGGGACTATCGGGGCCGTGCAGCTTCACATGCGCGAGTTCATGGGCGAGGGTCTTCACCTGTGCGGCATCGTCCATGTTCGTCCGCACCGCGACCGTCCGAGCCTGGTAGTCAGTTAGACCGTTCGCGCCGTGGATCATCTCCTCGTGCTCGACCCGCACCACCGCGAACCCCTCCGCCTCCACCAGGCCCGCCAGTCCATCCCAGAGGCCTTCGGGCGCTTCGCCCTCGAGCAGCAACGGGGACGGACGCTCTGGAATTGGATCGCCGTCGGTCTGGGAGACATCCCATACATACGCGGGTTTCGCGCCGACCATGCGGGAGCGCATCGCCTCGCCCGCCTTCGGCTTCTCGACCCGACCGAGACGTCGCCATGAGGACGGATCCTGGGGTGTCGAGGATGCGAACCGGCCGGTCACCGGGGCGAGGATCATGTATCCCGGCTGGCCCTTCTTAACCTGCCTGCTGAGGGACTGCCATTGCTTGTATCCCGCAACATAGGTCGGCTCTGGCGCGTGCACGTGCCCCTGCTCGAAGGCTTCAAGGTGCTGCGCCCAGATCAGCAGCGTGTTCCCGAAACTGCGTGAGCGGAACCTCGCCGTAAACTCCAGCGCACGCCGCCAGTCATTGCCCGAGACGACGCGCTCGACTGCGTCGACCAGGTGCTCATGCAGCTTCTCGACGTACCTGATCTGCCGGGTACTCGGGGCGATACCGACTTTCATGATGATCTTCTCCTCTGCGAGGCGCGACGGACCGGAAGTCCGCGACGGGAAGGTGCGCAGGAGGGATCAGTGAAAGCGACGAAGGTATGAGTCGCCATTTCCGCCGGGACGGCGGGTGACGGTGTGCCACCGCGAGTGCGGACGAAGAGTTCCCGTCGGTTTCTTTATGCAACTTCGCTTGGCAAGCTTGCAGACGCGCGGTCCCGGGCGCGGTCCCGAAGATGCGTCAGATGACAACCTCCAGGTCCCAGGATTCCGCGGGCTGGACGTGAAGTGACCAGTAATGTTCCGCGATGATGTCGGGATCGTACCGACCTCCAGGGGCGACCACATCAGAGATGGTCACGCTTGCGACGTGAAGGCCCTGCGTAGCAAACTCCGCATCGAGTATTCGTGCCAGCGTTCTCACGCCGAGTTTTCCGAGTGAGAGGGTGACGTAGTCGAATTTCGGAGTGGGCATTCCTCCCGTGATGAGGAAGGAGCCGCCTCCGTTATCGACCATGGTCGGTATGAGATGGGAACCTGCGATAGCGGCCCCGCCGACATCCACCGCCCAAGTTTTCAGGATGCGACTCATTGTGAGCTCCCCGATCCGATCGGGACGGATCACGGCAGCGTTGTATATGACTACCTCCGGAGGTCCCACCTCCGCGACCGCAGTATCGAGTCCGCGGCGAAGCGATCTTTCATCGCTGCAGTCAGCTGCGACCGTCGCGATAGCGACCTGCGAGAGTACGGAACTGCGAACCGCCTCAAGAGTTTCGTGCCGACGCGCGAGCAGCGCGATCGGACGGTTCTCGCGGGCGAAGCGGCGGGCGACAGCTGCACCTATGCCGGGGCCCGCACCGATGATGAATACTGATCCAGTCATGACATGCAAGCTAGAGCCTCACACCATGTGAAGCTCAAGTACTCTCGTAAACATGAAGATCGGAGCTGTTGCGGAGCTCACTGGGGTCAACGAGAGGTTGCTTCGCTACTACGAGGAGCGAGGCTTACTGCATCCAAACCGAGGACTCAACGGCTATCGCGAATATGACGAGGTGGAAGTCGCTCGTGTGAGGAGCATTCGCTGGCTAATAGACGCAGGCATGCCCACGTCCGCCATCGTCCGCGTTGCTCACTGCGTGTCAGACGGCATCGAGCCGACACTTGCCGTGTGCCCGGAGCTTGCCTTCCGGCTGCAGCGACAGCGAAAGGAGTTGCTGGGTAACATCGATGCGCTTCGAGGGGCGCTCGCTCGGATTGAATCCGCCATGGCTCCAGGAACCTAACAATAGCCATTCCGCGGAAGCTCTTGCCGCGGCTCGGGCTGGGACCGCAACGCGGATTCCAGCCGGTTCGACCGGCTGACTGCAGCTCGTCCCGGGACTCGCCCTGACGAATCGGTAACCTTGGTTGCTAGGCGCCACTCGTTCTTGCGGCGTCATCGACTAGGTACGTGCCGTAGCCGCGTTCGACCATACCGTCGTCGTTGAGTAGCAGAACCTCATTGACGAGACTCCCGGTGTGGTTGCGGTAGTTGATCACTATCGTGCTGAGCCCGGCGTAGACCTGGACGATCTCGAAACGCAGCATAGGGATCCTCTCCAGTCCGATTGCCCAGTAGCTACGGATCTCCTGCTTACCGCGGAGTACCCCGTGCGTCTCAGGAAGAAGCTGCGCCGCGACGGGCGAGGAGAACTCCGCGTCGTCGGTAAAGTGCGAAAGCACAGCATCGAGATCGTGCGCGTTCCATGCGTCTACCCATTGCCGAGCGAACTCTTCAGCCTCTGTCATATTCACGGTGTTCACGCTACCAATACGGGCGAACCAGCGGCCCGCAGACGCGACCGTTCATCAGCTTGACCGGTCGAGAGACAGCCCGCCGCCCGATGTTGTATGCGGAAGACACAGATCATACCGTGAGCTCCCCTCGCATGACGGGGACACATGAGCCGCGCAGGGTCGCGACGATCCCGTCAGGGGTGCGCCGCGCATCAACATGCAGCACGCTTGGCCTACCCATTTCGACGCCCTGATGGACGATGAAGCTGTCCTCCGTGGCACCCGGTTCGAGCGACAGGAGCAGGCAGGCGAGCGCCGCATTCGCGCTTCCGGTGGCGGGGTCCTCCCATGTTCCCGCGAGCGGCGCGAACATCCGGGCGCGGATCGACCGACCGCGCTTGGAATAGACGTGAACGGAGAAGCGACCACCGAGTCGCGGATCGGCATCCCGGGCTTCCCGGAACATCGCGAGATCTGGATCGCACCGCGACAGCGCGTCGTCGGCCAGTTCCGCGATGACATAGGACGTGCCGGTGGAGGTCGCGACCGGTGCGTGATTCGTCGTTAGCACGTCTTCGGGGTGCAGTCGGAGTGCTTTAGCGATGACGTCGGGCGGCACTGGTTCCCCGACCTGCAGCGGTTGCGGCGGCACGATCACCGCGGCGATTGGCGCGCCGTTCGGGTCGCGTTCGATCGCGACGTCGACGAGGCCGGCGGCGGTCTCGAAGATCGCCGCCGTTAGATCGGGTCTTTGGGTCGCCAG
Proteins encoded in this window:
- a CDS encoding bifunctional DNA primase/polymerase, encoding MSTAGLFAQVADLPPAAAARRLAHAGVPVFPCVPDGKRPLTRRGFHDASTDPAQVEPWWRRWPAANIGVPTGAASGFVVVDVDVHGPVDGRVGFGRATVAGLTGGWEMLVRTPTGGMHAYYPATPGTEQRSWQAGRAGVDFRGDGGYIIVPPSARTIAGTTARYRVEEVGSGPARTLDAGRLRNVLAPRPDPRPRPGTWQPVGREDAERLARWLDRQDTDRNLKLFWASCRLAEGGVPLADALDAVLTAAKSDFGPREIAATVRSAYRTVRPEPARRESPPVRGESSESRWFGRHATTGSLLRGRGL
- a CDS encoding SDR family NAD(P)-dependent oxidoreductase, whose protein sequence is MTGSVFIIGAGPGIGAAVARRFARENRPIALLARRHETLEAVRSSVLSQVAIATVAADCSDERSLRRGLDTAVAEVGPPEVVIYNAAVIRPDRIGELTMSRILKTWAVDVGGAAIAGSHLIPTMVDNGGGSFLITGGMPTPKFDYVTLSLGKLGVRTLARILDAEFATQGLHVASVTISDVVAPGGRYDPDIIAEHYWSLHVQPAESWDLEVVI
- a CDS encoding PhzF family phenazine biosynthesis protein, yielding MAGLSAERRNRHPPRTLPFFTVDVFTEERFGGNPLAVVMMNDELDTAMMQTVAAEFNLSETTFVLPSSDPVNTARIRIFNRTAEMAFAGHPLVGTAFTLATQRPDLTAAIFETAAGLVDVAIERDPNGAPIAAVIVPPQPLQVGEPVPPDVIAKALRLHPEDVLTTNHAPVATSTGTSYVIAELADDALSRCDPDLAMFREARDADPRLGGRFSVHVYSKRGRSIRARMFAPLAGTWEDPATGSANAALACLLLSLEPGATEDSFIVHQGVEMGRPSVLHVDARRTPDGIVATLRGSCVPVMRGELTV
- a CDS encoding nuclear transport factor 2 family protein, with translation MTEAEEFARQWVDAWNAHDLDAVLSHFTDDAEFSSPVAAQLLPETHGVLRGKQEIRSYWAIGLERIPMLRFEIVQVYAGLSTIVINYRNHTGSLVNEVLLLNDDGMVERGYGTYLVDDAARTSGA
- a CDS encoding DUF2637 domain-containing protein, whose amino-acid sequence is MTPATRTRGGRVAVATAVAGTVFIAAGAFWLSFTALADLARRSGVDAGQAWAWPLIVDGIIVVATVAVVALAGQRSAWYPWALLAAGAVVSVTANAIHAVVAADADVPGVLAASVAAVPPLVLLAITHLTVILTRPIPAPVPEASREPGEETATVAQPPVPVGREVAVLLREEEGWSNKQIARHLGVHPSTVGRWFARSALTDPDTEETT
- a CDS encoding MerR family transcriptional regulator codes for the protein MKIGAVAELTGVNERLLRYYEERGLLHPNRGLNGYREYDEVEVARVRSIRWLIDAGMPTSAIVRVAHCVSDGIEPTLAVCPELAFRLQRQRKELLGNIDALRGALARIESAMAPGT
- a CDS encoding ArdC-like ssDNA-binding domain-containing protein — translated: MKVGIAPSTRQIRYVEKLHEHLVDAVERVVSGNDWRRALEFTARFRSRSFGNTLLIWAQHLEAFEQGHVHAPEPTYVAGYKQWQSLSRQVKKGQPGYMILAPVTGRFASSTPQDPSSWRRLGRVEKPKAGEAMRSRMVGAKPAYVWDVSQTDGDPIPERPSPLLLEGEAPEGLWDGLAGLVEAEGFAVVRVEHEEMIHGANGLTDYQARTVAVRTNMDDAAQVKTLAHELAHVKLHGPDSPDATGHRGVGEVEAESVALMIGAAHGMDTTGYTIPYVSGWASTVTDKDPAEVVQATGERVRKAAGAILDALPTAQIGDGDPPGLTRDPKRPERTPRAERPAATRAVEPPRSSRAAEAAVRGL
- a CDS encoding ParB N-terminal domain-containing protein, translated to MSSPQDGHIELERAVDSIGVGRRHRQDYGDLAPLVESIRRNGLLQPITITLDGNLICGARRLAAIKLLGWKTVKVWVRSGVSDRLGQLLAEQDDNLLHKPLTQFEAAALYRELKTLLAEDAARRQEATRFHAADDAGDDGAIKLTAPWDTPPGEAAVQAAQMVTGRDSHTTLERIGRLEHLAADRTQPESVRTRAAEEVERIKAGGGVYPSHLRVNAELSLAELDQIAADPALPADVRGQARTEAVQVRAAERDARAVELEELAQAALARVKAAKKTGRKPPRRPLTAVENQGEPVPFPLTVFVAIWDDMAGWWLHHDPDEVGPALTEEQWSRFEQTVAGTIAFADTARAARRAQERSEHIA